The Odocoileus virginianus isolate 20LAN1187 ecotype Illinois chromosome 3, Ovbor_1.2, whole genome shotgun sequence genome includes a window with the following:
- the SMIM33 gene encoding small integral membrane protein 33 isoform X1 → MFFCLCHLFLFLHVFTVSLYLSVCLSQFPLGVCLSLSWSFSVCTCPCHPLPLPLPSQADRHPWLSPTVNGSAGQDPQKQLPELLGGAWEPRPGVGLPLLTIIVAVFVLLAVCIVVAVHFGPKLHKGHATLATEPLSPKPEGSIYLIRWRMLGHQDSHEDAQQEPPSPHSYPVPDGSRFSIDEVTFL, encoded by the coding sequence atgtttttctgtctctgccatctctttctatttctccatGTCTTTACTGTCTCTCTGTATCTGTCTGTTTGTCTCTCTCAGTTCCCTTTAggtgtctgtctctctctatcttggtctttctctgtgtgtacaTGCCCATGTCACCCTCTCCCTCTACCGCTTCCCTCCCAGGCTGACCGCCATCCGTGGCTTTCTCCAACTGTCAATGGCTCAGCAGGGCAGGATCCCCAGAAGCAGCTTCCAGAGTTGCTAGGTGGGGCCTGGGAACCACGTCCAGGGGTCGGGCTGCCCCTGCTCACCATCATCGTTGCTGTCTTCGTCTTGCTGGCAGTCTGTATCGTGGTGGCGGTCCACTTTGGGCCAAAACTGCACAAAGGCCATGCCACTCTCGCCACAGAGCCACTATCCCCAAAGCCGGAGGGCAGCATCTACCTCATCCGCTGGCGCATGCTGGGCCATCAGGACAGTCATGAAGATGCCCAGCAGGAACCTCCCAGCCCTCACTCCTACCCTGTGCCAGATGGGTCCAGGTTCAGCATCGATGAAGTCACGTTTCTGTAG
- the SMIM33 gene encoding small integral membrane protein 33 isoform X2, with protein MHQFPLGVCLSLSWSFSVCTCPCHPLPLPLPSQADRHPWLSPTVNGSAGQDPQKQLPELLGGAWEPRPGVGLPLLTIIVAVFVLLAVCIVVAVHFGPKLHKGHATLATEPLSPKPEGSIYLIRWRMLGHQDSHEDAQQEPPSPHSYPVPDGSRFSIDEVTFL; from the exons ATGCATCAG TTCCCTTTAggtgtctgtctctctctatcttggtctttctctgtgtgtacaTGCCCATGTCACCCTCTCCCTCTACCGCTTCCCTCCCAGGCTGACCGCCATCCGTGGCTTTCTCCAACTGTCAATGGCTCAGCAGGGCAGGATCCCCAGAAGCAGCTTCCAGAGTTGCTAGGTGGGGCCTGGGAACCACGTCCAGGGGTCGGGCTGCCCCTGCTCACCATCATCGTTGCTGTCTTCGTCTTGCTGGCAGTCTGTATCGTGGTGGCGGTCCACTTTGGGCCAAAACTGCACAAAGGCCATGCCACTCTCGCCACAGAGCCACTATCCCCAAAGCCGGAGGGCAGCATCTACCTCATCCGCTGGCGCATGCTGGGCCATCAGGACAGTCATGAAGATGCCCAGCAGGAACCTCCCAGCCCTCACTCCTACCCTGTGCCAGATGGGTCCAGGTTCAGCATCGATGAAGTCACGTTTCTGTAG
- the SMIM33 gene encoding small integral membrane protein 33 isoform X3, with the protein MHQADRHPWLSPTVNGSAGQDPQKQLPELLGGAWEPRPGVGLPLLTIIVAVFVLLAVCIVVAVHFGPKLHKGHATLATEPLSPKPEGSIYLIRWRMLGHQDSHEDAQQEPPSPHSYPVPDGSRFSIDEVTFL; encoded by the exons ATGCATCAG GCTGACCGCCATCCGTGGCTTTCTCCAACTGTCAATGGCTCAGCAGGGCAGGATCCCCAGAAGCAGCTTCCAGAGTTGCTAGGTGGGGCCTGGGAACCACGTCCAGGGGTCGGGCTGCCCCTGCTCACCATCATCGTTGCTGTCTTCGTCTTGCTGGCAGTCTGTATCGTGGTGGCGGTCCACTTTGGGCCAAAACTGCACAAAGGCCATGCCACTCTCGCCACAGAGCCACTATCCCCAAAGCCGGAGGGCAGCATCTACCTCATCCGCTGGCGCATGCTGGGCCATCAGGACAGTCATGAAGATGCCCAGCAGGAACCTCCCAGCCCTCACTCCTACCCTGTGCCAGATGGGTCCAGGTTCAGCATCGATGAAGTCACGTTTCTGTAG